Proteins encoded within one genomic window of uncultured Draconibacterium sp.:
- the xylA gene encoding xylose isomerase has translation MEVLKGNKEYFKGIDQIKFEGPDSKNPMAFKWYDENRVVAGKTMKEHLRFAVAYWHTFCATGDDPFGPGTQIFPWQGAADPMDAAKEKMDAAFEFITKLGAPFYCFHDTDVAGDGTVFEIEKRMEKLVEIAKQKQADSGVKLLWGTANVFGNPRYMNGASTNPDFNVVTNAAVQVKNAIDATIALGGTGYTFWGGREGYMSLHNTDTKRELAHLGEFLRMARDYGRKQGFTGSFFIEPKPMEPTKHQYDYDAQTVIGFLRANGLENDFKLNIEVNHATLAGHTFAHDLRMSTDAGLLGSIDANKGDYQNGWDTDEFPTNIYEVTEAMLEILPAGGFTHGGINFDAKTRRNSTDLDDIFIAHIGGMDVFARALVIADKILNDSQYCAMRAARYASFDEGKGAEFESGKLTIEDMYAIAKEVGEPAQISGKQELIEQLINWYI, from the coding sequence ATGGAAGTTTTAAAAGGAAACAAAGAGTATTTTAAAGGAATCGACCAGATTAAATTCGAAGGTCCTGATTCAAAAAATCCAATGGCGTTTAAATGGTACGACGAGAACAGAGTTGTTGCCGGAAAAACAATGAAAGAGCACCTGCGTTTTGCAGTAGCTTACTGGCACACATTCTGTGCAACAGGCGACGATCCGTTTGGACCGGGAACACAAATTTTCCCATGGCAAGGTGCTGCTGATCCAATGGATGCTGCCAAAGAAAAAATGGATGCTGCTTTCGAATTCATTACAAAATTAGGCGCTCCATTCTATTGTTTCCACGATACTGACGTTGCCGGCGACGGAACAGTTTTCGAGATCGAAAAAAGAATGGAAAAACTGGTTGAGATCGCGAAACAGAAACAAGCTGATTCGGGCGTTAAATTATTATGGGGTACTGCCAATGTATTCGGTAATCCTCGTTATATGAACGGTGCATCAACCAATCCTGATTTTAATGTGGTGACAAATGCTGCTGTTCAGGTTAAAAATGCGATCGATGCAACAATTGCGTTAGGTGGTACCGGTTATACTTTCTGGGGAGGACGCGAAGGTTACATGAGCCTGCACAATACCGATACAAAACGCGAATTGGCTCATTTGGGAGAATTCCTGCGCATGGCACGCGATTACGGTCGTAAACAAGGTTTTACAGGTTCTTTCTTTATCGAGCCAAAACCAATGGAGCCAACAAAACACCAGTACGATTACGATGCGCAAACTGTTATCGGCTTCCTTCGAGCTAATGGTTTGGAAAACGATTTCAAACTGAATATTGAAGTAAACCACGCTACACTTGCCGGTCATACATTTGCTCACGACTTGAGAATGTCGACTGACGCCGGTTTGCTTGGATCGATTGATGCCAACAAAGGTGACTACCAAAACGGATGGGATACCGACGAATTCCCAACTAACATTTACGAAGTAACTGAAGCCATGCTTGAGATTCTGCCTGCAGGAGGTTTTACTCATGGAGGTATTAACTTTGATGCAAAAACACGTCGTAATTCAACCGATCTTGATGATATCTTTATCGCACACATTGGTGGTATGGACGTATTTGCACGTGCATTGGTAATTGCAGATAAGATTCTGAACGACTCACAATATTGCGCTATGCGCGCTGCGCGCTATGCTTCGTTCGACGAAGGTAAAGGAGCCGAATTTGAAAGCGGTAAATTAACAATTGAAGATATGTACGCTATTGCAAAAGAAGTTGGCGAACCAGCTCAGATCAGCGGAAAGCAAGAGCTAATAGAACAGTTAATCAACTGGTACATTTAA
- a CDS encoding FGGY family carbohydrate kinase, which produces MHLLGLDIGSSSVKVSLVEANSGNVVASSFYPKQEMKITAHKAGWAEQAPELWWENLKLALADVLSTANIDKENIESIGISYQMHGLVMVDKNQEVLRPSIIWCDSRAAVYGDKAFDEIGGQRCLTNLLNSPGNFTASKLKWVKENEPETFAKVDKIMLPGDYIAMKLTGEAQTTISGLSEGIMWNFKENDLAKMLFDNYGFSSDIVPEIVPTFAASGQVSAKAAAELGLSTKTKVSYRAGDQPNNALSLNVLNPGEIATTAGTSGVVYGVSNEIKYDPQSRVNTFAHVNHTPADPRLGVLLCINGTGILNAWLKRMVAEDLSYEAMNELASKVAIGSDGISVLPFGNGAERVLQNKNIGSIFSGVNFNIHGKGHLLRAAQEGIVFSFKYGMDIMKNIGIDASVIKAGKANMFLSPIFRETLAGISGATIELYNTDGSVGAARGAGVGSGYYKSFNEAFSNLKKLDIIEPDAQKVAAYQEAYENWKLELEKAIK; this is translated from the coding sequence ATGCACTTATTAGGACTAGACATCGGAAGCTCTTCAGTTAAGGTTTCTTTGGTAGAAGCAAACAGCGGAAACGTAGTAGCTTCATCGTTTTACCCAAAACAGGAAATGAAAATTACCGCTCACAAAGCAGGCTGGGCAGAACAGGCGCCGGAGCTTTGGTGGGAAAACCTGAAGTTAGCGCTTGCTGATGTTCTCTCAACGGCTAATATTGATAAAGAAAACATTGAGTCGATCGGTATTTCGTATCAAATGCATGGTTTGGTTATGGTGGACAAAAATCAGGAAGTTTTGCGCCCGTCGATTATTTGGTGCGACAGCCGTGCCGCTGTTTATGGCGATAAAGCTTTTGACGAAATTGGTGGGCAGCGTTGTTTAACCAACTTGTTGAACTCGCCGGGTAACTTTACCGCATCGAAACTAAAGTGGGTAAAAGAAAATGAGCCCGAAACTTTTGCAAAAGTTGATAAAATTATGCTTCCGGGCGATTATATTGCCATGAAACTTACCGGCGAGGCACAAACTACTATCAGCGGTCTTTCTGAGGGAATTATGTGGAATTTCAAAGAAAATGACCTGGCTAAAATGTTGTTCGACAACTATGGCTTTTCATCCGACATTGTTCCTGAAATTGTTCCAACTTTTGCTGCATCGGGTCAGGTAAGCGCCAAAGCAGCTGCTGAATTAGGACTATCAACTAAAACAAAAGTAAGTTACCGTGCAGGTGACCAGCCCAACAATGCTCTGTCGCTGAATGTGCTTAATCCTGGCGAGATTGCCACAACAGCAGGAACTTCGGGAGTGGTTTATGGTGTAAGCAACGAAATTAAATACGATCCGCAGTCGCGTGTAAACACTTTTGCGCACGTTAATCACACTCCGGCAGATCCACGACTTGGCGTTCTGCTGTGTATTAACGGAACAGGTATTTTAAATGCGTGGTTGAAACGAATGGTGGCCGAAGATCTTTCGTATGAAGCAATGAATGAGCTGGCTTCAAAAGTGGCTATCGGCTCTGATGGCATCTCTGTCCTACCCTTTGGAAATGGTGCTGAGCGTGTTCTTCAGAACAAAAATATCGGTTCGATTTTCTCGGGCGTCAACTTTAACATACACGGAAAAGGCCACTTGCTGCGAGCTGCGCAGGAAGGAATTGTGTTCTCGTTTAAATACGGTATGGACATCATGAAAAATATTGGAATTGATGCATCGGTAATTAAAGCCGGTAAAGCCAATATGTTCCTCAGCCCTATTTTCAGAGAAACGCTGGCCGGAATTTCTGGTGCAACTATCGAGCTGTACAATACAGACGGATCGGTTGGTGCAGCGCGCGGTGCCGGTGTTGGATCGGGTTATTACAAATCGTTTAACGAGGCTTTCTCGAACCTGAAGAAGCTGGATATAATCGAGCCCGACGCACAAAAAGTTGCGGCTTATCAGGAAGCATACGAAAACTGGAAATTGGAGCTTGAAAAAGCAATAAAATAG
- a CDS encoding GntR family transcriptional regulator — translation MNIKFTIKKNSNVLKFQQLVDAILDSISRNELKEGDMLPSVNQIMKDCKLSRDTVFKAYAELKKRGVVESVPNRGYFVTRKITKVFLFLDTFKAYKEVLYHSILNHLPKNISVDLHFHHYNIHLFDKIITESVGRYTKYIVMNFDHKKVKKIIDKIPEEQLLIIDWKINGEGKSCVYQNFGETVYNCLDENISAISKYKRFTLFYPEFTYHPREVVDNFERFGKKYNLNHRVITTFDEFDLQEGDLYFLVSDRTLASFLDQCTEKGFEPGQEVGVISYNETPMKKYVKEGITVISTDFKLMGQKAAEFVLKGKTINVEVPTTLKLRSSL, via the coding sequence ATGAACATAAAATTCACCATCAAAAAGAACTCTAATGTTCTGAAATTCCAACAATTAGTTGATGCCATTCTCGACTCAATCAGCCGAAACGAGCTAAAAGAAGGCGACATGCTTCCTTCGGTAAATCAAATTATGAAGGACTGCAAACTGTCGAGAGATACCGTTTTTAAAGCTTATGCCGAGCTAAAAAAGCGTGGTGTGGTAGAATCAGTTCCTAACCGCGGGTATTTTGTTACCCGAAAAATTACCAAGGTATTTTTGTTCCTCGACACGTTTAAGGCTTACAAAGAAGTGCTATATCATTCTATTCTGAATCACTTGCCCAAAAATATCAGTGTCGATTTGCATTTTCACCATTACAACATCCACCTTTTCGACAAGATTATTACCGAAAGTGTAGGACGCTACACCAAATATATAGTAATGAATTTCGACCATAAAAAGGTGAAAAAAATTATTGATAAAATTCCGGAAGAACAATTGCTTATTATCGACTGGAAAATTAATGGTGAAGGGAAATCATGTGTTTATCAGAATTTTGGAGAAACCGTTTATAATTGCCTCGATGAAAATATAAGCGCCATTTCGAAATACAAACGCTTTACACTTTTTTATCCTGAATTTACCTATCACCCGCGAGAGGTTGTGGATAATTTCGAACGCTTTGGTAAAAAGTATAATTTGAACCACCGGGTTATAACCACCTTTGATGAATTTGATTTGCAGGAAGGAGACCTTTATTTTCTGGTAAGCGACCGTACGCTGGCAAGTTTTCTCGATCAGTGTACTGAAAAGGGATTTGAACCCGGACAAGAAGTCGGTGTGATATCGTACAACGAGACTCCGATGAAAAAATACGTTAAAGAAGGCATAACAGTAATATCAACCGATTTTAAGCTGATGGGGCAAAAAGCAGCCGAGTTTGTATTAAAAGGAAAGACTATAAATGTTGAGGTTCCAACAACTTTAAAACTCAGGTCATCTCTATAA
- a CDS encoding nitroreductase family protein, with product MIKELITRNRSYRRFDEAVKISSEQIISWIDLARLSASGRNAQPLKYAIVTKTEMCEKIFPFLGWAGYLSNWKGATEGERPVAYVAVINDHNIADNHYCDDGIAMQSILLGAAEDGFGGCMIGSVNKAKVAKLLELDEKLELLYIIVLGKPAEEVVIDEAKDGNIKYWRDENGVHHVPKRPIEEIVILKD from the coding sequence ATGATCAAAGAACTTATAACCCGTAATCGCAGTTATCGCCGGTTTGATGAGGCGGTAAAAATTTCTTCAGAACAAATTATCAGCTGGATAGATCTGGCAAGGCTATCGGCCAGCGGACGAAATGCACAGCCGTTAAAATATGCTATTGTTACCAAAACCGAAATGTGTGAAAAGATTTTCCCTTTTCTGGGGTGGGCCGGCTATTTATCGAACTGGAAAGGAGCGACAGAAGGTGAGCGACCAGTAGCGTATGTTGCCGTTATTAACGACCACAATATTGCCGATAACCATTATTGCGACGACGGAATTGCCATGCAAAGTATTTTACTGGGGGCTGCCGAAGATGGTTTTGGCGGTTGTATGATTGGTTCGGTAAATAAAGCCAAAGTTGCAAAATTGCTGGAGCTCGATGAGAAACTGGAGTTACTTTATATTATTGTGTTGGGGAAACCGGCGGAAGAAGTAGTTATTGATGAGGCCAAAGATGGTAATATAAAATACTGGCGCGATGAAAATGGCGTACATCATGTGCCCAAACGACCGATTGAGGAGATAGTTATTTTAAAAGATTAG
- a CDS encoding proline dehydrogenase family protein, which produces MPKKLVWVFSKRYIAGESMEEGLLASKLLNEKGIEVTVDILGEFITTLDEAEKNRDEYLEVIERFTSENVKGSFSIKPTMFGMLLDKEVCYNLLREVIEFAAEKDSFIRIDMEDSQCVDMELDIFRRLRKEFPKHVGLVLQAYLRRTESDLVVLNDLNNTNYPISFRLCKGIYVEPENIAFKEYDEVRQHFLRDLKYMFDNKMYVGIATHDKFLVEESMKMIREMNIPKDMYEFQMLYGVTPDLRQLIIDNGHKMRVYVPFGEKWFNYSTRRLKENPKMAQHIIKALFIRG; this is translated from the coding sequence ATGCCCAAAAAACTGGTTTGGGTTTTCTCGAAAAGGTACATTGCAGGCGAATCGATGGAAGAAGGTTTGCTTGCCTCGAAACTACTGAATGAAAAAGGGATTGAAGTTACGGTTGATATTTTAGGTGAATTTATTACCACTCTTGATGAAGCAGAAAAAAATCGTGACGAATACCTGGAAGTGATCGAACGATTTACGTCGGAGAATGTAAAAGGTAGTTTCTCGATAAAACCAACCATGTTTGGGATGCTTCTTGATAAAGAAGTGTGTTACAATCTACTACGCGAGGTTATAGAGTTTGCAGCCGAGAAAGATTCTTTCATTCGTATTGATATGGAGGACTCGCAGTGTGTTGACATGGAGTTGGATATTTTTCGCCGTTTGAGAAAAGAATTTCCAAAACATGTTGGTTTGGTACTTCAGGCTTATTTACGCCGCACCGAAAGTGATTTGGTAGTGCTGAACGACCTGAACAACACTAACTACCCCATCAGTTTCAGACTGTGCAAAGGTATCTACGTTGAACCCGAAAATATTGCATTTAAGGAGTATGACGAAGTTCGCCAGCATTTCCTAAGGGATTTAAAATACATGTTCGACAATAAAATGTACGTGGGAATAGCCACTCACGACAAATTCCTGGTTGAGGAATCGATGAAGATGATCAGGGAAATGAATATCCCGAAAGATATGTACGAATTCCAAATGTTGTACGGGGTAACACCCGATCTACGCCAACTGATCATTGACAACGGACACAAAATGCGTGTTTATGTTCCGTTTGGCGAGAAATGGTTTAACTATTCGACCAGGAGATTAAAAGAGAATCCAAAAATGGCTCAACATATAATTAAGGCACTTTTTATAAGGGGGTAA
- a CDS encoding OmpH family outer membrane protein — MKGTSLVVSVVLFVAIAVLYVLHFTGSGASEGTPVKAAVGTGGDLKIAYIKADSVLLNYTLSQDLHDEFTKQQEAYTTEYGTKRQSFEKEAAAFQEKLQRGGFLTEQRAVQERDRLLGKEQEIQKLDQELSTKLAKIQQDNNNQILDNMMDYLKRYNEKAGYDYILNGANVLIGPETTNITADVLTALNEEYDATKTE; from the coding sequence ATGAAAGGAACATCGTTAGTAGTTAGTGTAGTGCTTTTTGTTGCGATTGCAGTTTTGTACGTTTTGCATTTTACCGGAAGCGGAGCCAGTGAAGGAACACCTGTTAAAGCCGCTGTCGGAACCGGTGGCGATCTGAAAATCGCTTATATTAAAGCCGATTCAGTGCTTTTAAATTATACTCTGTCGCAAGATTTGCACGATGAGTTTACAAAACAACAGGAAGCTTATACAACTGAATACGGAACTAAACGTCAGTCGTTTGAAAAGGAAGCAGCTGCTTTCCAGGAAAAACTTCAGCGTGGCGGCTTTTTAACTGAACAACGTGCTGTACAGGAGCGTGATCGTTTATTGGGTAAAGAGCAGGAGATTCAGAAACTGGATCAGGAGTTGTCGACAAAGCTGGCTAAAATTCAGCAGGACAACAACAACCAGATTCTTGACAATATGATGGATTACCTGAAGCGTTACAACGAAAAAGCCGGTTACGATTATATTTTAAATGGCGCAAACGTTTTGATTGGACCTGAAACAACCAATATTACCGCTGACGTTTTAACAGCATTGAACGAAGAATACGATGCAACAAAAACAGAATAA
- a CDS encoding glycosyltransferase family 2 protein has protein sequence MFADKYLEKNQHKNLINELSVIPPGIIIVIPCLREQELSKTLNSLNQCDLPDCMVEVILLINQSEVADEETNRLNTQTKAEADEWIAENPKSGIRFYAVGPINLKKKWAGAGLARKKGMDEAIRRFNLTDNKNGILVSLDADTLVAKNYLVEIEKHFKEHPKQVGATLAFEHQKQQLDEKHREGIELYELYLDYYKRALHYSGYPYSLFTIGSAFAVKAEAYVKRGGMNRRRAGEDFYFLQNLVQIGRVGEITSTKVYPSARLSNRVPFGTGPILQKWMKGEEDLSLTYNFEAFKNLQQFFAHKDRLFKIQPNDYLELVSALNRPVKEFLELDKFSVELADLNNNCSRLETFEVRFFQKFNAFKILKFLNFAHEKFYQKADLREQVVLLDKEQ, from the coding sequence ATGTTTGCCGATAAATACCTGGAAAAGAATCAGCACAAAAACCTCATCAACGAGTTGTCGGTAATACCTCCGGGAATAATAATTGTAATTCCGTGTTTGCGGGAACAGGAATTGTCGAAAACATTGAATTCCCTGAATCAGTGTGATTTGCCTGATTGTATGGTGGAAGTTATTCTGCTTATCAATCAATCGGAGGTGGCCGACGAAGAAACCAACCGTTTAAACACTCAAACAAAAGCTGAGGCCGACGAATGGATAGCGGAGAACCCAAAAAGCGGTATTCGTTTTTATGCTGTTGGCCCGATAAACCTGAAGAAGAAATGGGCAGGAGCCGGTTTAGCGCGCAAAAAGGGAATGGACGAAGCCATCAGAAGATTCAACCTCACGGATAACAAAAACGGAATTTTGGTCTCGTTAGATGCTGATACGCTGGTAGCCAAGAACTACCTGGTTGAAATTGAGAAGCATTTCAAGGAACATCCGAAACAGGTTGGCGCGACACTGGCTTTCGAACATCAAAAACAACAGTTGGATGAAAAGCACCGCGAGGGCATTGAATTGTACGAACTGTACCTCGATTATTACAAACGGGCACTTCATTATTCCGGTTATCCGTATTCGCTGTTCACCATTGGTTCTGCCTTTGCTGTAAAAGCGGAAGCCTACGTTAAACGGGGTGGAATGAACAGGAGACGGGCAGGCGAAGATTTTTATTTTCTGCAAAACCTGGTGCAAATTGGCCGGGTTGGCGAAATAACAAGCACAAAGGTTTATCCTTCGGCACGTTTGTCGAACCGGGTGCCTTTTGGTACCGGCCCTATTCTGCAGAAATGGATGAAAGGCGAGGAGGATCTTTCCTTGACCTATAATTTCGAAGCGTTTAAAAATCTGCAGCAGTTTTTCGCTCATAAAGACCGTTTGTTTAAAATTCAACCAAACGACTATTTAGAACTTGTTAGTGCTCTAAACAGACCCGTAAAGGAGTTTCTTGAGCTGGATAAATTTAGTGTTGAGCTGGCGGATTTGAACAACAATTGTTCGCGTTTAGAAACTTTTGAGGTGCGTTTCTTCCAAAAGTTTAATGCCTTTAAAATCCTGAAGTTTCTGAATTTTGCCCATGAGAAGTTTTATCAGAAAGCGGATTTGCGGGAACAGGTTGTTTTGTTAGATAAGGAACAATAA
- a CDS encoding 4Fe-4S binding protein translates to MAYKISDECIACGTCIDECPVDAIAEGDIYTIDAELCTDCGSCAEVCPVEAIAIEE, encoded by the coding sequence ATGGCATACAAAATTTCAGATGAATGTATCGCATGCGGTACTTGTATCGATGAGTGCCCAGTTGACGCTATTGCAGAAGGTGATATCTATACCATTGATGCAGAGCTTTGCACAGACTGTGGTTCATGCGCAGAAGTTTGTCCGGTTGAAGCAATTGCTATTGAAGAATAG
- a CDS encoding YfcC family protein: MLKKVPHTYVIIFFMIVFCALLTWIIPGGEFERESVVVNGVERSVIQTGSFHKTNSQLQTWQVFSSFFDGVLSTSNIIALILMIGGSFWILNDSKSIDIGIYTFLKRLKRLERSKFLAFVGVQNIVLVSIMTIFSLFGAIFGMSEETIAFTIIFVPLAISMGYDSIVGVSLCFIAAAMGFAGAFLNPFTVGVAQGLSHIPLFSGLEYRILMWVVINFFGFAFILRYAAKIKKNPKKSVVYDNDAYWRSRNETTAVKIEKIKPTAAWFAMAIVAVALIVFSIIIPQSSITIGNNVFTIPAIPVATVLFIVMGALTLWRSVQYFILTLLTFTIVFLVIGVMGHGWYIKEIATIFFAMGIFAGMAANKSPNAITKLFLNGAKDILPAAMIVGLARGIVVILEDGQIIDTILFYVSNSMQNFGEVGTVGVMYLIQTMLNVFIPSGSGQAALTIPIMSQISDLIGISRQTTVVIFQLGDGFTNMITPTSGVLIGVLGVARIPYEKWFKWAASFTLMLIIIGFLLILPTVFMELNGF, from the coding sequence ATGTTAAAGAAAGTTCCTCATACCTATGTTATCATATTTTTTATGATTGTTTTTTGTGCTTTGCTAACCTGGATTATCCCGGGTGGCGAATTTGAGCGCGAGAGTGTTGTTGTTAACGGCGTTGAGCGCAGTGTAATACAAACCGGATCGTTTCATAAAACCAACAGTCAACTGCAAACCTGGCAGGTTTTCTCTTCCTTTTTCGATGGTGTTTTGAGCACCTCTAATATTATAGCACTTATTTTAATGATTGGCGGTTCGTTCTGGATTCTTAACGACAGCAAATCGATCGACATCGGTATCTACACTTTCTTGAAACGTTTAAAACGTCTTGAACGATCGAAATTCCTGGCTTTTGTTGGCGTGCAAAACATTGTACTCGTTTCTATAATGACCATCTTTAGCTTGTTTGGAGCCATTTTTGGAATGAGCGAAGAAACGATTGCTTTCACCATAATTTTTGTTCCGCTGGCTATCTCGATGGGCTACGACTCGATTGTTGGTGTTTCGTTGTGTTTTATTGCTGCAGCAATGGGTTTCGCCGGCGCTTTTTTAAATCCGTTTACTGTTGGCGTTGCCCAAGGACTTTCTCATATCCCATTGTTTTCAGGTTTGGAATACCGAATTCTGATGTGGGTAGTGATCAACTTCTTCGGGTTTGCATTTATTTTGCGTTATGCCGCCAAAATAAAAAAGAATCCTAAAAAATCGGTTGTATACGATAACGACGCTTACTGGCGGTCGCGTAACGAAACCACAGCCGTAAAAATTGAAAAGATAAAACCTACTGCAGCCTGGTTTGCAATGGCCATTGTTGCTGTTGCACTAATCGTTTTTTCAATCATCATCCCGCAAAGTTCAATTACCATTGGAAACAATGTATTTACTATTCCTGCTATTCCGGTGGCTACCGTACTTTTTATTGTTATGGGCGCTTTAACGCTGTGGCGATCGGTGCAATATTTTATTTTAACGCTACTCACTTTTACCATTGTTTTCCTGGTAATTGGAGTAATGGGCCACGGCTGGTACATTAAAGAAATTGCTACTATTTTCTTTGCCATGGGAATATTTGCAGGCATGGCGGCCAACAAGTCGCCCAATGCTATTACCAAACTATTTCTAAACGGTGCGAAGGATATTCTTCCGGCAGCTATGATAGTAGGTTTAGCCCGCGGGATAGTGGTTATTCTTGAAGACGGACAAATTATCGATACTATTTTGTTTTATGTTTCCAACTCAATGCAAAACTTTGGAGAGGTTGGAACTGTAGGAGTTATGTACCTGATACAAACCATGCTGAATGTTTTTATCCCTTCCGGATCGGGACAGGCGGCACTTACCATTCCGATTATGTCGCAGATATCAGACTTAATTGGAATCTCCCGACAGACGACCGTAGTTATCTTTCAACTGGGCGATGGATTTACCAACATGATTACTCCCACAAGCGGTGTATTAATTGGCGTTTTGGGCGTGGCACGTATTCCTTACGAAAAGTGGTTTAAGTGGGCTGCTTCGTTTACTTTAATGCTGATCATCATTGGCTTTTTGTTGATCTTGCCAACTGTTTTTATGGAGTTGAATGGATTTTAA